GCTCGGCGTTCTTGTAGGCGATCTTCTCGGCGACGTCGGGCGGGAGCTGCTTGAGGTAGGCGCGCACCTCGCTCACGGAGCCGGGGAGCGCTTCCCAGCGCGACGTCACCCACGTGTCCGTGCCGGCGAGGAAGCGGTCGGGATGACGTAGGAACACGGCGCGCCAGGCCGGATCGAGCGTGCCGCCGGGCGCGACGTCGCCGTTGCGGAGGGCCAGATCCACCCAGAGGGTCGGGTAGCGATCCAGGAGTACGCCCACTGCCTGTGGACCCGAGGACATCCCCGCGTGCGCCCAGATCACCTTGAGCCGCGGCTCCAGCGTGAAGAGCTCGACGATGGCCACCTCGTCGGAGTGCGCGTGGAGGTAGATGCCCTCGCGCAGCACGATCTCGGTGAGGCGCTTGATCACCGGTGTGCCGACCTGGCCGCCATAGAGATGGAACTCGCCGATGCCCTTGTGCACCTTGAGCGCCAGGCGCGACTCGAGGTAGGGAATGACCGACGGGTCTTGCCACCAGTGGCCCATGTCCTCGCGCGTGCGGTAGGGACGCAGGATCGGCACGATGCGCTGGGGATCCTTCTGGTAGAGCTTGATCGTCCCGTCGTCGGGCGTGCTGGAGACGAGCGCGCGCTTGATACCGGCCTGCTGGATGATGCCGAGGATGCGCGCCTCCGGATACTCGGCCCAGTCGGGCGCGCTGTAGTGGATATGGGTGTCGAAGATCGGAAGCTCGGCGCTCTGCGCGCGCAGCGTCGGGGCAGGGAGGAGCAGCGCGGCAGCCAGAGCCAGCAGCGCCGCGGCCGGCATGAGCAGCGAGAGCCGAAGGATCCGGGTCCGCATCGCGCGACACCATAGCACGGGTGTACCATTTGGGCCATGAACGGCTTCACCGTCGCGCTGCTGACC
This window of the Candidatus Methylomirabilota bacterium genome carries:
- a CDS encoding amidohydrolase family protein, which translates into the protein MRTRILRLSLLMPAAALLALAAALLLPAPTLRAQSAELPIFDTHIHYSAPDWAEYPEARILGIIQQAGIKRALVSSTPDDGTIKLYQKDPQRIVPILRPYRTREDMGHWWQDPSVIPYLESRLALKVHKGIGEFHLYGGQVGTPVIKRLTEIVLREGIYLHAHSDEVAIVELFTLEPRLKVIWAHAGMSSGPQAVGVLLDRYPTLWVDLALRNGDVAPGGTLDPAWRAVFLRHPDRFLAGTDTWVTSRWEALPGSVSEVRAYLKQLPPDVAEKIAYKNAERLFP